The sequence CTCTCGCAGTGTTTCTCACATTATGTcttactcgtgctgtctctccctctctttttcactagcgctgtctctcagtctctcacgctctctccctttctcaatctctcgcactgtctctcgttctctcgcACTCTCTCCATCTTGCTCATCTGCCCTGTCTCACACTTACTTgtgctatctctccctctctcgcactgtctctccccttctcgctcactcgcgctgtctcttgctcatcTGCATTGTCTCTCCGTCTCTTGCTTACACTTAGACTCggtttctctccctttctcacgctttctctctcgtgcgctgtctctcgctcacttgggctgtctctcgctttctctgtgtctctcacaATATGTCTCGCTCTttcacactgtctctccctctctcgtgctgTTTCCGCCTCGCTTGTTTTTTCGCGCTGTCTCTAGTTCTCTCgtgctttctttccctctctcgcactgtctctccccgtcttgctcacttgtgctgtctctctcactctctggctCTCCTGCACTGTCTCTCATTCACCTGCgctttctctcgctcactcgtactgtctcttgctcacttgtgctgtctcgttctctcatgctctctcgctctgtctggcGCTGTCTCTTTTAATAAGTAGTGTAGgggcataatcatcaacaataaaataaataaacatttaaaatagatcgctctgtgtgtaatacatctgtataatatgagttttacattttgaactgaattactgaaataaagtaacttttcaatgatattcttatgTTTTGAGATGCAGCTGTACATGTGTTAAGTTCAAGTTCAGCCGGTCTGCAGTGTGCTCTGTACTCTGAACTCTTTATGCAGTAATATTTGTAAGTGTTAGatattgggtttttttttttttttttatctgcttggGACCGGATGCTACGTTCTCCCGCTGTAACCCAGTCCTTCAGCTTTCCCTCTTAACCCTGCAGAGCTCCCTCAGGTTACAGCTTCAGCAGCGTTACACTCAGCCTCGGGTTTCACTCAGAAGCTTGTTGCAAACATCGACTCCAGGGTGGAGGATAGATTTCACAAGGCAGGATTACTCTCGCTCTCATTCTGCTTCACGTGAATGGTTACTACTTTCTTCCAGACCATTCACCTTCTTCACAACACCAGATTAGTGCTGCTTACACACCTACCTCCTTTAGTCCAGGCTTTCAGACTTGTTATCAACGTATGTGAAAGGTATAGGTAGCCCTGCAGCAGATCTCGTCTGtgattgtatattgtatttttcgctCTATAAGGCACCCCAGATTATAAAGTAATAATAGACGCtagtaattagtagtagtaacagcGGTGTTGCCTTCTAAACTAGATAAATTTCCTTCTAAATTAAGCAGGTGTAGAGCTAAactgagtaaacaaaactataataataaaattataataatttcagATTATTAgttaataatttttaaattattaagttaattgagggctggatgttaatctacacagatttctctcctgtaaactgtttatttgggtaagcaaagtgcttccgtttatttacagtaagctaagatatgcagattttcactaaggctagccgctagtgcttagcagctaatgctacccGACTACGCTACACTAAGAAACCATAAGTGTTCCAGAAAaccaggatgatattagctagcggttcatcccacgtcgcctctgaatggcaaaagagctagcgttgtagttagcgggtaatgctaatactgctccagcagtgctagccggggttagcagcaggctacaggctgataatactcacatctggaCTGTGAAAAACtactatctgtaaaaaaaaaaatacttcagcagagtggcttttctgcgccttaatacctgactggtagaattcatacataaggagcactagaTTAAAGGAATTTAAGCGCTCATTattaagtgcgaaaaatacagtattttgttcTAGAACCTGGAAAGTTGCTTGCATCATGCAATTACCAATTTAATCAAGCATGAAGCACCAGTATTggtttcagaaacagaagtgtaGATCATGCTCGTGCTTTTAAAATTCCTTGAAGGGTCTTGAAAGGTGAattgcaatataaataaaaagtcatATAAAACCTTTGACTATATTGCTgttgctcttctttttttctagGTTATATCCTGAGCCTGGTTCTGCTGACGCTGCCACGCCAGCACTTGGTGCGCCTTTACCTGTATGTTCTCACGGCTCTGCTGCTCTATGCAGGACACCAGCTCTCCAGGTGTGTATACTGCTCTAAAGACCATTCACACACTTTGACCCAATCTCATTTCTTATTTGTACCCTATACCCTTATTTGAGTgtctttaaaaagtcttaaaatgtcttaaattaaaatcttgataattttggtcttaaattgtcttaaatttactgtacatttgctgtaggtattgcATTTTCtagatggtgcgtttaatgcctTTGGGAagcacatgctaacattagcagtgagttactggggagagaactaaagtaaGCGGAGAGCTGGCTAACAGTAGCTGTAAGCTAGCTAGCGTTaacaggaagagaactaaggttagcggaattaaccttagtggtgagctagctaacatactgacatTAGCGTTAAGTTAGCTagcattactggggagagaactaaggttagcggagagctggctaacattagcgtagagctagctaacgttactggggagagaactaaggttagcacagagctagctaacattagcgtagagctagctaacgttactggggagagaactaaggttagcggagagctggctaacattagcgtagagctagctaacgttactggggagagaactaaggttagcacagagctagctaacattagcagagagctagctgaTGTTAATGGggtgagaactaaggttagcaaagttaacattagcagcaagctagctaacattagctctgagctagctaacatgctaacatgttcggCCTTAGtttttaattcaataatttattttctactaATTATGAAATTTGACTCTGTGGTAGATAGAGCTTCACCATCATTTGTTCATCAGAACTGTCTATATAAAGATCCACTTGGCacttttttctttcactctttcaggGATTACGTTCGTAGCGAGCTGGACTCTGGCTATGAAGGTCCTCTGTACCTGGATCCGCTCTCCATGAACCGCTTCTCCACAGCTCTTATTGGTAAGCATGGCTTTTAGTCTAGATCAGTTCTCTCAAGCCTTTCTGCTGGTTTCAGATTCCTGCATGTTTCACATCCAGCCCAAATCTAAATCCAAGTCATTTAGATGAATAATCAGGGAATCCTGAAggttggttttattgtccatattGGCTGGTCGTAGCCAGTGTTAATTTCAAtaattacaaaactattaaataaaaatctgtgttGGGACGAAAATGAGACGAATGTAATTATGCAGGTTTTTAGAATAAATTttggaataaaacaaaaactcaGGGTTTGTATGGTCACAAACAAACTGGAAAAATCAGACAGGGTTCATACATTTacgaaaaacctggaaaagtaatggaatttgaaaatagcagtttccaggcctggataagtttataaaaaaataaaaatacccagaaagttttgggaaAGTGGAAGTTTGGTCTAGAAATATTTGTATTTCCATTTATCGATGGCGAAAATCTATTTGagccagtaatttagccctacacaattgagctctcattttattattaaagattgtgtgtcaggttcattttagacctactataaacAAATTTCAATTATAGTTTTAGGTGATTTTTGGCTTTatattgtatggtcatgaaaatttgtcttgaagtcatgaaaaagtcatggaaaatgtattggttaaaaagtgaatGAACCCTGATCAGAATTTCAAAATATCTATTTCCAGTTCTGGAGACGTTTTGGAAACATAAAAATACCCTGGAATTTTTGAAAAAGTCATGTGAGTTTTTGATCTATCAAcaagagaaaatctattttgagcaaacaaatacaaacatattGGCTTAtatttacgttattaaactcatgagagctgaacaatggagaagcattgttcttttaaaaaaaaaatactgcatctacctcatctgttttcatttgatatattcacatatatatatatattgctgcagtAAAAGGCAGTAATTCTCAATTGTGAAagttggtttaatgtcactttggaATAAagatggaaaaaagtaagcaatgatattattttgtcgtagtgctggacgatatggccaaaatttatatcacgatatattccttaattaatacgatataattccgatatcgatataaatactttgaaggcctcagagaaactgctaagaatccctgcaatggaaatctgtacactaatgtctgaaattttaaatttaagtctttaaagcctcctctcacaaaaaaactgtataatactgtataataataaaaaatgatcagaataaatcaatgctcacttttatttgcatgtagcaaaataaaaacatgacatccctgtcaaacataaacctataacctatatacaaattaccaatataaataactttacattacaacagaggcagagcttcttattatctaagtgttttagccagaataaggaagatattgtgtgtagtgaatctgcttgaggtggaggaacggatgtattactgttgctggtcggctccactctccagaacaatttggagcaagctgaagtctgaagtttatcagacctttgaacaccaaaccactgaattagacctgcctccctcaactatccgctcattcttcatctaaaaacggtttcgtttcatcgcgggcgggttttaggtgcggagaggagaggaggcggcccaggtctagcctagcctagcctagcctagcctagcctagcctatctggctacgtgcctgtatgattgcgtcataacgcactgacgtagcccggctatgttcagggctgcagtgaactgacgccgctaaaaaacgcctgtctgtaaataatacatatcgatatgtcacaaaaatgatatcaccgttattgaaacatttcttatcgcgataaataccgatatcgaaatattgtccaggcctattttGTCGTATTTTTTGGAAGGATaactaaaaacatacttaaatgtggtatatcatgatctatatcattattgtgatataaaaaattccatgttgtgatatatgatttttcccatatcccCCAGCACTAGTAGGGGGGAGTTGTCGGGGATGGGTTTTAGATGTCAGAGGTTGAGTTTTTACTCCAGGCTGAAAGGACTGGCTCACTGCTCTTCCTAAAAAGCTGAAAGGAGAGGACCTGGATATCAGAGGCCTTGTGTTCAGTGTGAATAGGGGGCCTGTAGACAAAGCTCAGTGAATGTAACGAGCTGTCTGGGAACGAGGCGGTATTCTCCTGTCCACTCTTATGGGAAACAGTGTCAGGATAAACAGGTTGCGccagtaatgtcagcataactgCTTACGCCTAACTGATTATAACTGCCTAtttctgtgtataaatatatatatattgtttctgcAGGTCAGCTGGTGGTGTGTACGCTGTGCTCCTGTGTGATGCAGACTAAGCAGATCTGGCTGTTCTCTGCTCATCTGCTTCCTCTGGTGGCCAGGCTTTGCCTGGTGCCCTTAGAGACCATCGTCTTCATCAACCGCTTCGCCATGATCTTCACAGGTCTGGAGGTGCTCTACTTCCTGGCCATGAACCTGCTGGTGCCCTACAACCTGGCCAAGACTGCGTACAGAGAGCTAGCACAGGTACGGCTCAGTACGGAGCGGCTACAGAGTAGTAAACTtgtgatttaaaaacaatttttacaAGATAAAACATGCACATATGTTTCTTAGCGTCTGCTTccgttgctaaaaaaaaaaaaactctaacatTAGGGGAAACACTGCAATACGACTTGAAATAAATGTGTCATTTTTTGGTGTAGGCCTgtcattattattacattatcgACTCATTGTACAGTAAATAGACACGTCTTTTGTGTTTGCCCATTATGGTTTTTTAGCGAGTCTGTTGATTTGAGCTATCCAGTATACTGACTTttcttaaaaacaatttaatgttttgtttatttagggtGATGTTTATATACTAGGACTACACCAAAACCGAACAAGATGAAACAATTGGCCAAAGGCTAAGGactatgtgtttttatgaaaatcgattttctctgagttttaattttcaccaccgatgctcccctgagcttagccccgcccctctccccCGCAcacagtttttgttcattttgttgttcatttgttggagttcatatttagagtgtttttactcacttttttctctctcataatgttaatcctttacagcttcaaaaacatggatataaaaaaaaaaaaagaatcaaattttttttttgggccatatcgcccagctctaatatatatatatatatatatatattgggatgGTACTGGGACAGGTGTGAAAAAACTTAGTCTGAAGCCCTgaatataatattccaatttgaTTATTGTTAATCATTACTATACATTTATCTTATCATTATCAGTGGTATGAtgtgtatatttacatatattttattccaTATTTTTGGTCTGTTACtttcttatataaaaaaaataataataaaaatcaagtttttcccccccccccccctgttttTCTCCCggtgtgtttgtctctgtgtgtgtgtctctgtgtgtgtgtctctgtgtgtgtgtctctgtgtgtgtgtctctgtgtgtgtgtgtgtgtgtgtgtgtgtgtgtgtgtgtgtgtgtgtgtgtgtgtgtgctgcaggtgGTGGAGGTGTACGGGCTGCTGGCTCTGGGGATGTCTCTGTGGAATCAGCTGGTTCTACCTGTGCTCTTCATGTGCTTCTGGCTGGTGCTGTTCGCTTTACAGATCTACACCTATTTCAGCACTCGAGATCAGCCGCCGTCTCGCGAGAGActgctcttcctcttcctcaccaGGTCTGAACCCGTCCACACTGCACCTAAACtcctaaaaaaattaaacatctaCTAGTGCTGGGCtattttcacaattaatttgattaatttgattatttcGATTCAtccgaattacagttttaatgcgatttttaaaATGGTAATTCCGACATTTTGGTACCACTGTAAAATAAgactataaagggtttataaatggttcctAATTAGGTTATAACTACCTTAaacattaatcattaataatgagttataaaacacatacgtagaaagggcaaatatatagatggctgtgggttcactatttaacaaacaacaggtattttgttgccctttctatgtatgtgttataactggttattaatgatttttaaggcatttacaacctagttagtaaccattaataaaataattgtaaaccatttataaaccctttataaaggtagtcttattttaaagtggcaccgtcattttttttatctaaaatatgaACGTAAACCTGCTGTTTTATGGCCAAAATGTGTTTCTAATGTGGATCTATGGCTTTTACTCTGTTGATTTCAATAccagaattatattgtattgaatAAAACATATTGAGAGATCACGAtaatgtattgtactgtatattgACTGACTCCCTGCGGTCTGCATGTGTTTCTCTCTGCAGTATTGCTGAGTGCTGTTGTACTCCATACTCTCTGCTGGGGCTGGTCTTCACTGTTTCCTTCGTGGCGCTGGGCGTCCTCACTCTCTGCAAATTCTATCTACAGGGCTACCGAGCCTTCATGAATGACAACGCCATGCCCAGGTTAGCTTGCGTCCTTCCTagataataaaaattaaaatctaaTGTTTAAAGTATGGAGAGgaattttttaaattgttaaaataaaaaaaagcaaacattaCTGTTCTTTTCCACTCGAACATGCAGAataagtgccaaaatgaaatgttaaacCACTATtgcattacatttcactgcacctgatctctttattaaaaaacactacaCAAATGTGCATTTTCAAAATCAAACGCTGAATTAGTGCCAGAATTTAATAAGATACACCTCGAAATGTAATCAAGGCACATATGTGTTGCTTTTCACCATAAAGTACTTCAAACATAAACTCCTGCTTTAAATGTAATGCTCACGAGATtgcttttaaatgcttttataattcagcacccccgccatgaaaagcaccctttCTCGGAAGCACATATATGcactgtcttcttgataaaagcgaaGATAACCctctttaaagttttttttataaactgaaagcagaagcatttctgagtggagaggaatatggataaaatatagtgtttaatggtagcagtgtgctgaaccaccatccctgctaatcctaataatatattcattctaaaaactggggagtcagttttactgaacacgagcggctggtggagcaatggagacttcagaagggggaaactcagagctcagtagtagtggtgggcgatatggccctaaaataatatcacgatatttcatggtattttcgcgataacgatactcttggagatatgacaaaacactgaattaaaaaaaatatatttcaagaataacctactgcaacaaaatgaaaattaattcaaatataccaaatatatcAAATATGATACAGAACATATGAGAAAAATATACAGGAAATAcaggaattttatcagatttgtaacagacgtcAACGATCCAGAATgtaattatactaataataatgcactccaaatatctccatatattcaggattaaagggaaaaaaacgatactggacagatataatctgtctcttgtagatatataatgggaaatcataagtagttttttttttgttttttgctaaaaacagcaaaaacgtagtaccctgatgtgttaattagggggatattgtgatattgcatgatatttcagggtatgatattgttcacaatatttaaaaatgctgaCGATactattgtgtacgatacgatatggtacacccctactcattagtgctctctctgtctctctctcttgctgtctctctctctctgactgaacataacctggaatcggattcatccgctctgaaaggagaccgcatcacacccgcccagtctaaaatgattcttccgcatgcttggtgcaattacccattcttaccagagaggcgCTAAATCCtccaaatctaaaaaaaacttacggacatcagctttaaacatatctttactttttaaatactgcttaaaaaaGTCACATTATTTCAGTCACGGTTGTTTAACTACTGCttttaatgtaaaagtaaaaaccTTTGGATTGCTGCTTTAAGTTGGTGCAAAAGTAATGCGCGTAATCTCATGTCCTTttgtttcattctctctctccctctttttctcttttctctgtctctctctctctctcttaggggGATGACAGAAGGGATCACTCTGCTGATTCTGTCTGTTCAGACTGGACTGATTGAGCTCCAGGTGATCCACCGGGCCTTCCTCCTCAGCATCATCCTCTTCATCGTGGTGGCCTCTATACTGCAGTCCATGCTGGAGATTGCTGACCCCATAGTGCTGGCACTGGGGGCCTCCAGAGACAAGTACggatcttctcctcctcctcctcctcgtaaaatttataaattatattagtggtgttggTAAGTTACCCAGCTGTgatcagcaaccttactgaagctcagtgattacctgttcagcagaaaactagccagctcacccatttccatagatgcagcacactgtttgaTGTTTACtggtgctgttgtgttctatacctggcaaacctgagtgtggaaatgggactagggAATGGCGGTGGCCAGATTCACATCCTAAATCCCACAAAGATTTTACAAAAGTGTGTGGTTGTTTGTAGCTTAAAGCCTCAAGCTAAAAGATCATTggctatcatcatcatcatcatcggcctaaaaaacactgtgttgtctataaaaacaaaaaaaaaagattattcacaacaatattctgtgattaatcacaattaattattCTGTTGTTTTTAAGACTTGAACCTTTAATAGTGGATTTTTTAATGTGAATTAAATAATGACTGTTGAGCAAATGAagacatatttatataaattgcgtcaatattaaaagaaaataatgtattaaatttaacatttaaattgttGTATCTTCCTGTATTTCTTCGAGGAAGACTTCAGCTTTTctgctgtattataatatctcaatattttaggtttatatttgagtaaaattaacattgttgttttattctataaactacagacaacatttataaatcaaatcaatatttggtggaataaccatgatgGTTTTTAATTACGTTTTTTTAATGTATCTTGacctcatgttctcctcctccaccagtcttacacactgcttttggataactttatgctgctttactcctggtgtaaaaattcaagcagttcagtttggtggtttgatggtttgtgatcatccatcttcctcttgattatattccagaggttttcaactttttaagtggtcttttgttttttctagagctgtgtattaatatatacaagtatatattttttagattaattGCACAGCACTGCTGAACATGTTAACGTGTTCTCTGAgatgtttttctctctgtctctgttcttcAGGAGTTTGTGGAAGCACTTCAGAGCCGTCAGCCTCTGTCTCTTCCTTCTGGTGTTTCCAGCCTACATGTCCTACATGATCTGCCAGTTCTTCCACATGGACTTCTGGCTGCTCATCATTATCTCCTCCAGCATTCTTACCTCactgcaggtacacacacacacacacacacacacccagctgctTCTGTATGATGCTTTACATTAAACTTTTACTCTGCACATTAAAAGATAGtaattaaaaacctttaaaactatcctgagatattataacacagtaaaaactgcactacactattattactgtcttaaaaaatacataataataataatacatatcagAATCTAAACTAATCATTTATTAAACCACTTATTTGAATATACTTCCATTTTGACCTTACATTTATTATTTGATTGACATTTAAGTTTCCATTATTTAACATTTCAGAAGATCACTTGAGGGCAAAAGTTaggaaaaaatatacaatattgttcaaagtttttcccatatactattatttattttttatttaaatttgttttgaatacctttatttttgtttaaggTTTTTGtatacagttatttatttatttatttatttatttatttatttttatacataaagcatTGCAATTCTAATAatgcatttaccttagcagtgctatttttgctttacttatttacatttactttgttaTCCCACCACCCAGCAGATAAATTATGAGGGAAATATGGTGATACCCCTGTTCCCtcctagtgtcgcataatgctccttataatcgtgtttgccttatagtgcgaaaaaaatacagtaatacatttttatttacccGTTTAACCTCCGCTGTTTCCTGCAGGTTCTGGGCACCCTGCTGATCTACGTGCTGTTTATGGTGGAAGAGATCCGTAAGGCTCCTGTGGAGAACATGGACGAGGTGATTTATTACGTGAACGGAACGTACCGGCTGCTGGAGTTCGTGGTGGCGCTGTGCGTGGTGGCGTACGGCGTGTCGGAGACGCTGTTCGGCGAGTGGACCGTGATGGGCTCCACCATCATCCTGGTGCACGCCTACTACAACGTGTGGCTGCGGGCACAGCTGGGCTGGCAGAGCTTCCTGCTCCGCCGAGACGCCGTGCACAAAATCCAGAGCATGCCCACGGCCTCCACcctgcagctccagcagcacaACGACATCTGCTCCATCTGCTATCAGGTGTGTAATAATCTCAGAGTCTCAGACCCAGTGTTCACTACAGGACTACAGGACTTTTAGAcaacgttcacattaccaggctgaattcttttgctcagatctgatatttttttcatggctgtgtgagcGTGccaaatccagattttttttcaaGTCAGATTTGA comes from Astyanax mexicanus isolate ESR-SI-001 chromosome 17, AstMex3_surface, whole genome shotgun sequence and encodes:
- the rnf145b gene encoding RING finger protein 145, which translates into the protein MAMRERLKAVLNVGLRVPSIMLLEVLYRWDVSSFFQKIQRSSLNNNPLFQYKYLALYLHYVGYILSLVLLTLPRQHLVRLYLYVLTALLLYAGHQLSRDYVRSELDSGYEGPLYLDPLSMNRFSTALIGQLVVCTLCSCVMQTKQIWLFSAHLLPLVARLCLVPLETIVFINRFAMIFTGLEVLYFLAMNLLVPYNLAKTAYRELAQVVEVYGLLALGMSLWNQLVLPVLFMCFWLVLFALQIYTYFSTRDQPPSRERLLFLFLTSIAECCCTPYSLLGLVFTVSFVALGVLTLCKFYLQGYRAFMNDNAMPRGMTEGITLLILSVQTGLIELQVIHRAFLLSIILFIVVASILQSMLEIADPIVLALGASRDKSLWKHFRAVSLCLFLLVFPAYMSYMICQFFHMDFWLLIIISSSILTSLQVLGTLLIYVLFMVEEIRKAPVENMDEVIYYVNGTYRLLEFVVALCVVAYGVSETLFGEWTVMGSTIILVHAYYNVWLRAQLGWQSFLLRRDAVHKIQSMPTASTLQLQQHNDICSICYQDMKSAVITPCGHFFHAGCLKKWLYVQETCPLCHNQLKSQAPSANTPAPPAPDTPDTPDTPPANQNSPETERGESSGGSDSEEKTTSAEKTSPDLEPQSSLQQTSADPELEEPEPSLQMIIPEESEECDWSRCEKSGEDQTEELADSEDLHSTSLGVSPPS